Proteins encoded by one window of Bradyrhizobium sp. B097:
- a CDS encoding alpha/beta fold hydrolase produces the protein MMRGRWTLAIVGVVLIVAGGLLAHLTQTAGGIRIEDVRFKGAKGNTMSALLYVPPNATPQIPAPGILAVHGYINSRETQDGFAIEFARRGYVVLALDQTGHGYSEPPSFANGFGGPDGLAYLRSLPFVDKENIGLEGHSMGGWTVLAAATAMPNDYKSMVLEGSSTGKPFAAEGTTTWPRNTALVFAQYEEFPELMWGVDLARDVTMSPKLWALFGTQGAIEPGKVYGDPANGSARVLYTPAMTHPAEHISHEAIGYSLDWFARTLKGGTPRPVDDQIWFRKEIGTLIALIGFVALVIGTFDGLLEAPMFSRLRLPAVADGTMPPHEAAKGRRWTAAFVLSALIPALTYYPAFGLGGTFVTPSAFLPQGITNQILVWAIINGLITLALMWFAPKRASRAGLVGQSVVIAVASVAVGYAALWLADLALKIDFRFWIVALKLMSAKQFLIFLIYLIPFTAFFVVALHVLHRNFSTMGAARSALSDQYPGADARFHRVAGAAIRHAVVDRKAVQPDPGPGFRAAFDHRRDPVRAAPGNRRRDRDLHMAADRIEPAGGLDSGPVRDLVHRGRDRHAGLILGEKMG, from the coding sequence ATGATGCGGGGCAGATGGACGCTGGCGATTGTGGGCGTGGTCTTGATCGTGGCGGGGGGCCTGCTCGCCCACCTCACGCAGACCGCAGGCGGCATCCGGATCGAGGATGTCAGGTTCAAGGGCGCCAAGGGCAACACCATGAGCGCCCTGCTCTACGTCCCGCCGAACGCGACGCCGCAGATCCCGGCGCCCGGCATCCTCGCGGTCCACGGCTACATCAATTCGCGCGAGACCCAGGACGGCTTTGCCATCGAGTTCGCCCGCCGCGGCTATGTCGTGCTGGCGCTCGATCAGACCGGCCACGGCTACAGCGAGCCGCCCTCCTTCGCAAACGGCTTTGGCGGACCCGACGGCCTCGCCTATCTCCGCAGCCTGCCCTTCGTCGACAAAGAGAACATCGGGCTCGAGGGCCATTCGATGGGCGGCTGGACCGTGCTGGCGGCGGCCACAGCCATGCCCAACGACTACAAATCGATGGTGCTGGAGGGCTCATCCACCGGCAAGCCGTTCGCCGCCGAGGGCACCACGACATGGCCGCGCAACACCGCGCTGGTGTTCGCCCAGTACGAGGAATTCCCCGAACTGATGTGGGGCGTCGACCTCGCCCGCGACGTCACCATGAGCCCGAAGCTCTGGGCACTGTTCGGCACGCAAGGCGCGATCGAACCGGGCAAGGTCTATGGCGATCCGGCCAACGGCTCCGCAAGGGTGCTGTACACGCCGGCGATGACCCATCCGGCCGAGCACATCTCGCACGAGGCGATCGGCTACAGCCTCGACTGGTTCGCCAGGACGTTGAAGGGCGGCACCCCTCGTCCGGTCGACGACCAGATCTGGTTTCGCAAGGAGATCGGCACCCTGATCGCGCTGATCGGCTTCGTTGCCCTTGTGATCGGGACATTCGACGGGCTGCTGGAGGCACCGATGTTCTCGCGCTTGCGGCTGCCGGCGGTTGCCGACGGCACCATGCCGCCGCACGAGGCCGCCAAAGGCCGGCGCTGGACCGCGGCGTTCGTCCTGTCCGCCCTCATCCCGGCGCTGACCTATTATCCGGCCTTCGGGCTGGGCGGCACATTCGTGACCCCGAGCGCGTTCCTGCCGCAGGGCATCACCAACCAGATCCTGGTCTGGGCCATCATCAACGGCTTGATCACGCTGGCGCTGATGTGGTTCGCCCCGAAGCGCGCCAGCCGGGCCGGCCTCGTCGGTCAATCCGTCGTGATCGCGGTGGCCTCGGTTGCGGTCGGCTACGCCGCGCTCTGGCTCGCCGACCTCGCCTTGAAGATCGACTTCAGATTCTGGATCGTCGCACTCAAATTGATGAGCGCGAAGCAATTCCTCATCTTCCTGATCTATCTGATTCCGTTCACGGCGTTTTTCGTCGTGGCGCTGCACGTGCTGCACCGGAATTTCTCGACCATGGGCGCCGCGCGCAGCGCTCTATCTGACCAATATCCTGGCGCTGACGCTCGGTTTCATCGTGTTGCTGGTGCTGCAATACGGCACGCTGTGGTTGACCGGAAAGCTGTTCAACCCGATCCCGGACCCGGGTTTCGTGCCGCTTTCGACCATCGTCGCGATCCAGTTCGTGCCGCTCCTGGCAATCGTCGCCGTGATCGCGACCTTCACATGGCGGCGGACCGGATCGAGCCTGCCGGGGGCCTTGATAGCGGGCCTGTTCGTGACCTGGTACATCGTGGCCGGGACCGCCACGCAGGTCTCATTTTAGGTGAAAAGATGGGCTGA
- a CDS encoding thiamine pyrophosphate-binding protein, producing the protein MRGRRVLMESFVSHGVRHIFGNPGTTETPLLDSLPAFPQLEYIMALHEGVAVSAASFYAQASGRVTVANLHVAPGLGNGIGSLYGALKANSPVVVTAGQQDTRMRLNNPLLGHDLVAMAAPVTKWSVQIERADEIAPIMRRAFKVATDAPQGPVFVSLPIDVLEQETAVDASAPDNLWRSTRPDPAGIEAMLALLLKSKNPAIIAGDDVARSGGEQALVALAETIGATVWFEGLRHHASFPTSHPSYRQSLPGDARQVRKVLGETDLVLLIGGPFFEDIWFAPDSHIPHGASVLQIEASAERLALNNRLDAGIVGDIAVSISALTDALRAKASADFRQAAQNRNAALAELQAKEKEAYRARVEKSWNREPSSMPRVTAELRRGLPDDVVIVDESITASLDLARAFDYRGFGDYFGGRGGGIGQGLAGAIGVKVAMPDRPVVAISGDGSAMYAIQALWTAAHHKLAIVFVVLANREYRILKHNVDVWRQNFEPGTQHPYQNMDITGPALDFVHLAAGMGVEAVRVEKADDIAGAVAKAVAARRPYLVEIAIEGKR; encoded by the coding sequence ATGCGCGGACGCCGTGTGCTGATGGAGTCGTTCGTGTCGCACGGCGTGCGCCACATCTTCGGCAATCCCGGCACGACCGAAACGCCGCTGCTCGACAGCCTGCCGGCATTTCCGCAACTCGAATACATCATGGCGCTGCATGAAGGTGTCGCGGTCAGCGCCGCCAGCTTCTATGCGCAGGCATCGGGACGCGTCACCGTTGCCAATTTGCACGTCGCTCCTGGCCTCGGCAACGGTATCGGCTCGCTCTATGGCGCGCTGAAAGCAAATTCGCCTGTGGTCGTGACGGCGGGTCAGCAGGACACGCGCATGCGGCTCAACAATCCGCTGCTCGGCCACGACCTCGTTGCGATGGCGGCGCCCGTGACGAAGTGGAGCGTTCAGATCGAGCGCGCCGACGAGATCGCCCCGATCATGCGACGCGCGTTCAAGGTGGCGACCGACGCGCCTCAGGGGCCGGTGTTCGTTTCGCTTCCGATCGACGTCCTGGAACAGGAGACCGCGGTCGATGCATCGGCACCGGACAATTTGTGGCGGTCGACACGCCCCGATCCGGCAGGCATCGAAGCGATGCTTGCGCTGCTTCTGAAGTCGAAAAATCCGGCCATCATCGCCGGCGACGACGTCGCGCGATCGGGCGGCGAGCAAGCCCTGGTCGCGCTTGCGGAAACGATCGGCGCGACCGTGTGGTTCGAAGGGTTGCGACATCACGCGTCCTTCCCGACCAGCCATCCGAGCTATCGTCAGTCGCTCCCTGGCGACGCCCGGCAGGTGCGCAAGGTGCTCGGCGAGACCGATCTCGTGCTGCTGATCGGCGGTCCATTCTTCGAGGACATCTGGTTTGCGCCTGATAGCCACATTCCCCACGGCGCGTCCGTGCTCCAGATCGAAGCCTCGGCCGAGCGTTTGGCGCTCAACAACCGGCTCGATGCCGGCATCGTCGGCGACATCGCTGTCAGCATCAGTGCATTGACCGACGCGTTGCGCGCCAAGGCGAGCGCGGACTTCAGGCAGGCTGCGCAAAACCGCAACGCTGCGCTGGCCGAACTGCAGGCGAAAGAGAAGGAAGCCTATCGCGCGCGCGTCGAGAAGAGCTGGAACCGCGAGCCGAGCTCGATGCCGCGCGTCACCGCGGAACTGCGTCGCGGCCTGCCTGACGATGTGGTCATCGTCGATGAGAGCATCACCGCGAGCCTCGATCTCGCCCGCGCCTTCGATTATCGCGGCTTCGGCGATTATTTCGGCGGTCGTGGCGGCGGCATCGGCCAGGGTCTTGCCGGCGCGATCGGCGTCAAGGTCGCGATGCCGGATCGTCCCGTTGTCGCGATCTCCGGCGACGGCTCGGCGATGTATGCGATTCAGGCGCTGTGGACCGCCGCGCACCACAAGCTTGCGATCGTGTTCGTGGTGCTCGCGAACCGCGAGTACCGCATCCTCAAGCACAATGTGGACGTCTGGCGACAGAATTTCGAGCCCGGCACCCAGCATCCCTATCAGAACATGGATATCACCGGTCCCGCGCTCGACTTCGTGCACCTCGCGGCCGGCATGGGCGTCGAGGCGGTCAGGGTCGAGAAGGCGGACGACATCGCCGGCGCAGTCGCCAAGGCCGTCGCGGCCCGGCGGCCGTACCTCGTCGAGATCGCAATCGAAGGCAAGCGCTAG
- a CDS encoding NADP-dependent isocitrate dehydrogenase, whose translation MAKIKVSNPVVELDGDEMTRIIWQYIKDKLINPFLDVELLYFDLGMEYRDETNDQVTIDAAEAIKKVGVGVKCATITPDEARVKEFGLKQMWKSPNGTIRNILGGVIFREPIICKNVPRLVPGWTKPIIIGRHAYGDQYRATDIKFPGKGTLSLKFVGEDGTVIEREVFKAPGAGVAMEMYNLDDSIIDFARASLNYGLLRNYPVYLSTKNTILKVYDGRFKDIFQDIYDREFKKEFEAKGLTYEHRLIDDMVASALKWSGGYVWACKNYDGDVQSDTVAQGYGSLGLMTSVLLTPDGKTVEAEAAHGTVTRHYREHQKGKETSTNSIASIFAWTRGLAHRAKLDNNPELAKFATTLEKVCVATVEEGYMTKDLALLVGADQRWLSTTGFLDKVAENLGKAMAA comes from the coding sequence ATGGCAAAAATCAAGGTATCCAACCCCGTCGTCGAGCTCGATGGCGACGAGATGACCCGGATCATCTGGCAGTACATCAAGGACAAGCTGATCAACCCGTTCCTGGATGTCGAACTGCTCTATTTCGATCTGGGCATGGAATACCGCGATGAGACCAATGACCAGGTGACCATCGACGCGGCCGAAGCCATCAAGAAGGTCGGCGTCGGCGTCAAATGCGCCACCATCACCCCCGACGAGGCCCGGGTGAAGGAGTTCGGCCTGAAGCAGATGTGGAAGTCGCCGAACGGTACCATCCGCAACATCCTCGGCGGCGTGATCTTCCGCGAGCCGATCATCTGCAAGAACGTGCCGCGCCTGGTTCCCGGCTGGACCAAGCCGATCATCATCGGCCGCCACGCCTATGGCGACCAGTACCGCGCTACCGACATCAAGTTCCCCGGCAAGGGCACGCTGTCGCTGAAGTTCGTCGGCGAGGACGGCACCGTGATCGAGCGGGAAGTGTTCAAGGCGCCCGGCGCCGGCGTTGCGATGGAGATGTACAATCTCGACGACTCCATCATCGATTTCGCCCGCGCCTCGCTCAACTACGGCCTGCTGCGCAACTACCCGGTCTACCTCTCGACCAAGAACACCATCCTCAAGGTCTATGACGGCCGGTTCAAGGACATCTTCCAGGACATCTACGACCGCGAGTTCAAGAAGGAATTCGAGGCCAAGGGCCTGACCTACGAGCACCGCCTGATCGACGACATGGTGGCCTCGGCGCTGAAATGGTCGGGCGGCTATGTCTGGGCCTGCAAGAACTATGACGGCGACGTGCAGTCCGACACCGTGGCCCAGGGCTACGGCTCGCTCGGCCTGATGACCTCGGTGCTGCTCACCCCGGACGGCAAGACGGTGGAAGCCGAAGCCGCCCACGGCACCGTGACCCGCCATTACCGCGAGCACCAGAAGGGCAAGGAGACCTCGACCAACTCGATCGCGTCGATCTTCGCCTGGACCCGTGGCCTCGCCCATCGCGCCAAGCTCGACAACAACCCGGAACTGGCGAAGTTCGCCACCACCCTGGAGAAGGTCTGCGTCGCGACCGTCGAAGAGGGCTACATGACCAAGGACCTCGCGCTCCTGGTCGGCGCCGACCAGCGTTGGCTCTCCACCACCGGCTTCCTCGACAAGGTCGCCGAGAATCTCGGAAAGGCGATGGCGGCCTGA
- a CDS encoding LysR family transcriptional regulator yields the protein MAVSMDQLESFVAAAEQGSFSGAARLLKKAQSAVSTHVANLETDLGIALFDRTGRNPVLTEAGARLLPEARLILDRREHLIGVASSFEAHVEKRLVVAIDELYPESAVGELFAEFAKRFPHVEVELLFPIMEDVSRLVLDGKADVGVMWRQEHLPPELGFKTIGWVPLQLVCGKNHPLAHGRVDWEELKRHRQIMVTVRNEGTERHRLRVAAEVWWVESHWVILQILKQGVGWALIPGHIMASSQIADELAIPDLEFDEGAHPVALEVVWHKQRPAGPAAKWLRRRFATRPPMLRM from the coding sequence ATGGCCGTTTCCATGGACCAGCTCGAATCCTTCGTGGCGGCGGCCGAGCAGGGCTCGTTCTCCGGCGCGGCCCGGCTTCTGAAGAAGGCGCAATCGGCGGTCAGCACCCACGTCGCCAATTTAGAGACGGACCTCGGGATTGCGCTGTTCGACCGGACCGGGCGCAACCCGGTGCTGACCGAAGCCGGTGCGCGGCTGTTGCCGGAAGCAAGATTGATCCTCGATCGCCGTGAACACCTGATCGGCGTCGCCAGCAGTTTCGAGGCGCATGTCGAGAAGCGCCTGGTGGTGGCGATCGACGAGCTCTATCCGGAGAGCGCGGTCGGGGAGCTGTTTGCGGAATTCGCCAAGCGCTTTCCCCATGTCGAAGTGGAGCTGCTGTTTCCGATCATGGAGGACGTCAGCCGCCTCGTGCTCGACGGCAAGGCCGATGTCGGCGTGATGTGGCGGCAGGAGCATTTGCCGCCCGAGCTCGGCTTCAAGACCATCGGCTGGGTGCCACTGCAGCTCGTCTGCGGCAAGAACCATCCGCTGGCGCATGGCCGGGTGGATTGGGAGGAGCTGAAGCGGCATCGCCAGATCATGGTCACGGTGCGCAACGAAGGCACCGAGCGGCACCGGCTGCGTGTCGCCGCGGAGGTGTGGTGGGTGGAGAGCCATTGGGTGATCCTGCAGATCCTCAAGCAGGGCGTCGGCTGGGCGCTGATCCCGGGGCACATCATGGCGAGCTCGCAAATTGCCGACGAACTGGCAATTCCCGATCTGGAATTCGACGAGGGCGCACATCCCGTCGCGCTCGAAGTGGTCTGGCACAAGCAGCGGCCGGCCGGGCCGGCGGCAAAATGGCTGCGTCGCCGCTTCGCCACGCGACCGCCGATGCTCCGCATGTGA
- a CDS encoding TrmJ/YjtD family RNA methyltransferase produces MSGTDKTKAGHDLAGPVVILVEPQLGENIGMAARAMGNFALTRMRIVNPRDGWPNVAAQRAAAGADHIIGSVELFDTVEQAIADLTLVFATTARAHDQAKPVVGPEGAANAIVSHVASGGGAGILFGRERSGLTNEEVALANRIVTFPVNPGFASLNLAQAVLLMGYEWFKLSTAGALPFAMPERSEPASQHQMQAFFDNLVAELDKVEFLRPAEKRDTMLVNLRNIFTRMDPTKQDMHTLHGVVMAIAEGRKGPAKGGVLDGAQATRLRALLAEQGGGGAASDNSSTVRGLARLLRRNPTDAERILWQALTRDRRFAGQFKRQTPVGRHIPDFVSFVHRLAIELVNPGESDAIVADRAKRRAWLEARDYRVVDMQVADVERDLDGELARLEGSLQQER; encoded by the coding sequence ATGTCCGGCACCGACAAGACCAAGGCAGGGCACGACCTTGCCGGTCCCGTCGTCATCCTGGTCGAGCCGCAGCTTGGCGAGAACATCGGCATGGCCGCGCGCGCGATGGGTAACTTCGCGCTGACCCGGATGCGCATCGTCAATCCGCGTGACGGCTGGCCGAATGTCGCCGCGCAACGCGCCGCCGCCGGCGCCGACCACATCATCGGTTCCGTCGAGCTGTTCGACACCGTCGAGCAGGCGATCGCGGATCTCACGCTGGTGTTCGCGACCACCGCGCGCGCCCACGACCAGGCCAAGCCGGTGGTCGGGCCGGAAGGCGCGGCAAACGCGATCGTCAGCCATGTCGCCTCCGGCGGCGGAGCCGGCATCCTGTTCGGGCGGGAGCGCTCCGGCCTGACCAATGAGGAAGTCGCGCTCGCCAACCGCATCGTCACTTTCCCGGTCAATCCGGGCTTCGCCTCGCTCAACCTCGCGCAGGCAGTGCTGCTGATGGGGTATGAATGGTTCAAGCTTTCGACCGCGGGCGCGCTTCCCTTCGCGATGCCCGAACGGTCCGAGCCGGCCTCCCAGCACCAGATGCAGGCGTTCTTCGACAACCTCGTTGCCGAGCTCGACAAGGTCGAGTTCCTGCGTCCGGCCGAAAAGCGCGACACCATGCTGGTGAACCTGCGCAACATCTTCACCCGGATGGATCCGACCAAGCAGGACATGCACACGCTGCACGGGGTGGTGATGGCGATCGCCGAGGGCCGCAAGGGCCCGGCCAAGGGCGGCGTGCTCGACGGCGCCCAGGCAACCCGGCTGCGGGCGCTGCTCGCCGAGCAGGGAGGGGGCGGCGCCGCCTCCGACAACTCCAGCACCGTGCGCGGGCTCGCCCGGCTGCTCCGCCGCAACCCGACCGACGCCGAGCGGATCCTGTGGCAGGCGCTGACGCGGGACCGCCGCTTCGCCGGCCAGTTCAAGCGCCAGACCCCGGTCGGCCGCCACATCCCCGACTTCGTCTCCTTCGTGCACCGGCTCGCGATCGAGCTGGTCAATCCTGGCGAGAGCGACGCCATCGTCGCCGACCGCGCCAAGCGACGCGCTTGGCTCGAGGCGCGCGACTATCGGGTGGTCGACATGCAGGTGGCCGATGTCGAGCGCGACCTCGACGGCGAATTGGCGCGGCTGGAGGGGAGTTTGCAGCAGGAGCGGTGA
- a CDS encoding glucose 1-dehydrogenase: MAGILDGKAALVTGGGSGIGRATAIAMAREGARVAVSDLSKDGIEQTVALINAAGGQSIAIQGDVTDEADVANMVARTVSAFGRIDCAFNNAGVAGRSVGPPGQRIHELTQPSVAKMFSVNLMGVFLCLKSEIAQMLKQGGGGAIVNTASIAGLVGLATSAHYVAAKHGVVGLTKSAAIEYAQDGIRVNCVNPGYIKTPMTKETMDERYDEIIAKVPARRLGVPEEIAEAVVWMCSDKASFMTGASQVVDGGYSAA, from the coding sequence ATGGCAGGCATTCTGGACGGCAAGGCCGCATTGGTGACGGGCGGCGGCTCGGGCATCGGTCGGGCAACGGCGATTGCCATGGCGCGCGAAGGCGCGCGCGTCGCGGTGTCCGACCTGTCAAAGGACGGCATCGAACAGACGGTCGCTCTCATCAACGCCGCAGGCGGCCAGTCGATCGCGATCCAGGGCGACGTCACCGACGAGGCCGATGTCGCCAATATGGTGGCACGCACGGTGTCGGCGTTTGGGCGCATCGATTGCGCGTTCAACAATGCCGGCGTGGCCGGGCGCTCCGTCGGCCCGCCCGGCCAGCGCATCCATGAGCTCACGCAGCCCTCCGTGGCGAAGATGTTTTCGGTGAATCTGATGGGCGTGTTCCTGTGCCTGAAATCCGAGATCGCGCAGATGCTCAAGCAAGGCGGCGGCGGCGCGATCGTCAACACCGCCTCGATCGCCGGGCTGGTCGGCCTTGCCACGTCGGCCCACTATGTCGCGGCCAAGCACGGCGTCGTCGGGCTGACCAAGTCTGCTGCGATCGAATACGCCCAGGACGGCATCCGCGTGAATTGCGTCAATCCCGGATACATCAAGACGCCGATGACCAAGGAGACGATGGACGAACGTTACGACGAGATCATCGCCAAGGTGCCCGCACGTCGCCTGGGGGTACCAGAGGAAATCGCGGAGGCCGTGGTCTGGATGTGCTCGGACAAGGCGTCCTTCATGACAGGCGCATCGCAGGTGGTCGACGGCGGCTACAGCGCCGCCTGA
- a CDS encoding PACE efflux transporter, with the protein MSMRSFSDRIRHAVLFELIGIAIFTPAAAWLFNQPVAHMGVIGVVSATVATIWNLLFNLGFDHALVRVTGRVIKTMPIRVAHAMLFEAGLIVLLIPFVAWYLGISLWAALMMDISIVAFYLVYAFVFNIAYDRVFPVRELSTHGRTASRALPA; encoded by the coding sequence ATGTCTATGCGTTCCTTCTCCGACCGGATCAGGCACGCAGTCCTGTTCGAACTGATCGGTATCGCCATCTTCACGCCGGCAGCCGCCTGGCTGTTCAATCAGCCGGTCGCCCATATGGGCGTCATCGGCGTCGTCTCGGCGACGGTGGCGACGATCTGGAACTTGCTGTTCAACCTCGGCTTCGACCACGCGCTGGTCCGCGTCACCGGCCGTGTCATCAAGACGATGCCGATCCGCGTCGCGCACGCGATGCTGTTCGAGGCCGGCCTGATCGTGCTGCTGATCCCGTTCGTCGCCTGGTATCTCGGCATCTCGCTGTGGGCCGCGCTCATGATGGATATCTCCATCGTCGCGTTCTATCTGGTCTACGCGTTCGTCTTCAACATCGCTTACGATCGCGTGTTTCCGGTGCGCGAGCTCAGCACGCACGGCCGCACGGCGAGCCGGGCCCTGCCGGCCTGA
- a CDS encoding ABC transporter substrate-binding protein translates to MPRNRSPQLTRRHLIKGAAATSATLLLGKPAIAKGKTEIVIGNIDAYSGPAAVYSSIGRTPGGYFKMINEQGGINGRMIRYITYDDAYSPAKTVEQARKLVEGDEIDVLFAPLGAPTNAAIMKYMNQKKVPHLFIASGATKFGDYKNFPYTMGFQPCYQIEGRAFAQHVLSTQSDPKIGIVYQNDDFGRDVLKGFKDGLGAKTSAIVAELSYETADPTIDSQVVRCKSAGANVFMSMTTPKFAAQGIKKIAELGWQPAHYIGNNASSAGSTLKAAGFDVSKGIISSAYLKDPVDAAWDSDPAIQKWRAFLDKYDPAAARNDIYAVTGYLTSQILVQVLKQCGDDVSPENIIKQAANLREVESDMLLPGIKINTSPTDYYPLEQLQLTRFSGERYEPMGPVIDGGISKA, encoded by the coding sequence ATGCCAAGGAACCGTTCCCCCCAACTCACCCGCCGTCATCTCATCAAGGGTGCCGCCGCCACGTCGGCCACACTGCTGCTCGGCAAGCCCGCGATTGCTAAAGGCAAGACCGAGATTGTGATCGGCAATATCGACGCCTATTCGGGACCGGCTGCGGTCTATTCATCGATCGGCCGCACGCCCGGCGGCTATTTCAAGATGATCAACGAGCAAGGCGGCATCAACGGCCGCATGATCAGGTACATCACCTATGACGACGCCTACAGCCCGGCCAAGACTGTCGAGCAGGCGCGCAAGCTGGTCGAAGGCGACGAGATCGACGTGCTGTTTGCGCCGCTCGGTGCGCCGACCAATGCGGCGATCATGAAGTACATGAACCAGAAGAAGGTCCCGCACCTCTTCATCGCCTCGGGCGCCACCAAGTTCGGCGACTACAAGAACTTCCCGTACACGATGGGTTTCCAGCCCTGCTACCAAATCGAGGGCCGGGCCTTCGCGCAACACGTCCTGTCGACGCAGAGTGATCCCAAGATCGGCATCGTCTACCAGAACGACGATTTCGGACGCGACGTGCTGAAGGGTTTCAAGGACGGACTTGGCGCCAAGACCTCCGCAATCGTCGCCGAGCTGTCCTATGAGACCGCGGATCCGACCATCGACAGCCAGGTGGTCCGCTGCAAATCCGCGGGTGCCAACGTGTTCATGAGCATGACCACGCCGAAATTCGCCGCGCAAGGCATCAAGAAGATCGCCGAACTCGGCTGGCAGCCGGCGCATTACATCGGCAACAATGCCTCCTCCGCCGGCTCGACCCTGAAGGCCGCGGGCTTCGACGTATCCAAGGGGATCATCTCGAGCGCCTATTTGAAGGATCCCGTCGACGCCGCCTGGGACAGCGATCCCGCCATTCAGAAATGGCGCGCCTTCCTCGACAAATACGATCCAGCGGCAGCCAGGAACGACATCTACGCCGTCACCGGCTATCTCACCAGCCAGATCCTGGTTCAGGTGCTCAAGCAATGCGGCGACGACGTTTCGCCCGAAAACATCATCAAGCAGGCGGCGAACCTCAGGGAGGTCGAATCCGACATGCTGCTGCCGGGCATCAAGATCAACACCTCGCCGACCGACTATTATCCGCTCGAGCAACTGCAACTGACGCGCTTCAGCGGCGAGCGCTACGAGCCGATGGGACCGGTGATCGACGGCGGCATCTCGAAGGCGTGA
- a CDS encoding SDR family oxidoreductase: MAKQLESKVAAVTGAASGIGLASSEAMLAAGARVVMVDRDAAALQALAGKHGDAVIPLVIDLLDPKACATLLPAILERAGQLDILHANAGIYVGGDLVDADTGAIDRMLNLNVNVVMKNVHDVLPHMIARGTGDIIVTSSLAAHFPTPWEPVYASSKWAINCFVQTVRRQVFKHGIRVGSISPGPVISALLADWPAEKLEEAKASGSLLEASEVAEVVMFMLTRPRGMTIRDVVMLPTNFDL, encoded by the coding sequence ATGGCGAAGCAATTGGAAAGCAAGGTCGCGGCCGTGACCGGGGCGGCGTCGGGCATTGGACTTGCGAGCAGCGAAGCGATGCTGGCCGCGGGCGCGCGCGTGGTGATGGTCGACCGTGACGCGGCCGCGCTGCAAGCGCTCGCCGGCAAGCATGGCGATGCGGTGATCCCGCTGGTCATCGACCTGCTCGATCCGAAGGCCTGCGCGACGCTGTTGCCCGCGATCCTCGAGAGGGCCGGCCAGCTCGACATCCTGCACGCCAATGCGGGGATCTATGTCGGCGGCGATCTCGTCGATGCCGATACCGGCGCGATCGATCGGATGCTGAACCTCAACGTCAACGTCGTGATGAAGAATGTGCACGACGTGCTGCCGCACATGATCGCGCGCGGGACCGGCGACATCATCGTCACGAGCTCGCTCGCCGCGCATTTTCCGACGCCGTGGGAGCCGGTCTATGCCTCGTCGAAATGGGCCATCAACTGCTTCGTCCAGACGGTGCGGCGCCAGGTGTTCAAGCACGGTATCCGCGTCGGCTCGATCTCGCCGGGGCCCGTGATCAGCGCGCTGCTCGCGGACTGGCCGGCGGAGAAGCTCGAGGAGGCCAAGGCTTCGGGCAGCCTGCTGGAGGCCAGTGAAGTGGCCGAGGTCGTGATGTTCATGCTGACCCGGCCGCGCGGCATGACCATCCGCGACGTCGTGATGTTGCCGACGAACTTCGATCTGTAG
- a CDS encoding c-type cytochrome, which yields MIRIGSLALVIGVLLSSPVSAESELVARGDYLVNGILTCGNCHTPKGPSGEISDKAFSGGASWDEPPFKVTAPNITQDTETGIGNYTDAELRQLLRKGIKRNGARVAMIMPSGFYEIMTDRDLDAVIAYLRTIKPIRNAVPEPVYKMAQGHPVPPGGEGPYTEAMLGDKVQQGFYLTTIAHCMECHTPMGPQGREYATSMGAGGGKFHGPWGVSVSRNISSSKTKGIGSWTDDEIKRAITQGVSKDGSKLNPPMGFHYYATVSAADLDAIVAYLRTVPPKE from the coding sequence ATGATCCGTATCGGATCGTTAGCGCTCGTTATCGGCGTACTATTGAGCAGCCCGGTCAGCGCAGAATCGGAATTGGTCGCGCGCGGTGATTACCTCGTCAATGGCATCCTGACCTGCGGCAATTGCCATACTCCGAAGGGACCGTCAGGAGAGATCAGCGACAAGGCTTTTTCCGGCGGTGCGTCATGGGATGAGCCACCGTTCAAGGTCACGGCCCCGAACATCACCCAAGACACGGAAACCGGCATCGGCAATTACACCGACGCCGAACTCAGACAACTGCTGCGCAAGGGCATCAAGCGCAACGGCGCGCGGGTCGCCATGATCATGCCGAGCGGCTTCTACGAGATCATGACCGATCGCGATCTCGATGCGGTGATCGCTTATCTGCGCACGATCAAGCCGATCAGGAATGCGGTGCCGGAGCCGGTCTACAAGATGGCACAAGGACATCCTGTTCCCCCGGGCGGTGAAGGCCCGTACACCGAAGCGATGTTGGGCGACAAGGTGCAGCAAGGATTTTACCTCACCACGATTGCGCATTGCATGGAGTGCCACACGCCGATGGGTCCGCAAGGGCGAGAATATGCAACCAGCATGGGCGCCGGCGGCGGCAAGTTTCATGGACCTTGGGGCGTCTCGGTTTCGCGGAACATCAGCTCCAGCAAGACCAAAGGCATTGGCAGCTGGACTGATGACGAGATCAAACGCGCGATCACTCAGGGCGTCAGCAAGGACGGCAGCAAGCTCAATCCGCCGATGGGCTTCCATTACTACGCCACTGTGTCGGCTGCCGATCTCGACGCCATCGTCGCCTATTTGCGCACGGTGCCGCCAAAGGAATAG